A genomic segment from Leptolyngbya boryana PCC 6306 encodes:
- a CDS encoding glycosyltransferase family 4 protein: protein MNILMLSTTFPYPPTKGGTQVRTFHLLRYLHHFHSVTVLTQRSADVSDADIAALREHVSELVVFDKPIDRSNKLQRFANFLMEGTPPSVRSNYSPAMQAWIDQHIDKFDVITCEHSVNEAYIRPEFRHKAVVNVHSSVYGSCRNQLQTGTSEHELRDRINLPLLKRYEKRFCSKFSHIVVTTEDDRTQLQSFHPNAAIRVIPNGVDFAEFPYRTADPGGHHLIFIGAMDNLANIDAAKYLTLEILPQVQAKYPDTTLSLVGARPTSEVLQLQDRAFVTGRVESIAEHLHCATVCVIPMRTGYGIKNKTLEAMAAGTPIVSSDRGLEGLQFSHPMRALHANTTPEYVTAISRLFDDAALRSQLSENARSLIETEYTWERAGHQYLQVLEEILNRSKDSGLTG, encoded by the coding sequence ATGAACATCCTCATGCTCTCGACCACGTTCCCCTATCCCCCCACCAAAGGCGGAACTCAGGTACGAACTTTCCATTTACTGAGATATCTCCATCACTTTCATTCCGTTACCGTTCTCACTCAACGAAGTGCTGATGTGAGCGATGCGGACATTGCTGCACTGCGAGAACATGTCAGTGAATTAGTCGTTTTTGACAAACCTATTGATCGCTCAAATAAACTGCAACGATTCGCGAATTTTCTCATGGAAGGCACGCCGCCTAGTGTGCGATCGAACTATTCCCCTGCGATGCAAGCCTGGATTGATCAACACATTGATAAATTTGATGTCATCACCTGCGAACACAGCGTCAACGAAGCTTACATCCGTCCTGAATTTCGGCATAAAGCAGTCGTCAATGTGCATAGTTCAGTCTATGGTTCTTGTCGCAATCAATTGCAAACCGGGACTTCTGAGCATGAACTGCGCGATCGCATCAATCTACCCTTGCTCAAACGCTATGAGAAACGCTTTTGCAGCAAATTCTCACACATTGTCGTTACGACCGAAGACGATCGCACCCAGCTTCAAAGTTTTCATCCAAACGCTGCAATCCGTGTCATTCCGAATGGCGTTGATTTTGCTGAATTTCCTTATCGCACAGCCGATCCAGGCGGACATCACCTGATCTTTATTGGTGCGATGGATAACTTAGCCAATATTGATGCAGCAAAATATCTCACGTTGGAAATCCTGCCGCAAGTACAAGCAAAATATCCAGATACCACCTTATCTCTAGTTGGCGCACGACCAACTTCAGAAGTTTTACAACTGCAAGATCGAGCATTTGTCACTGGACGGGTCGAATCGATCGCTGAACATTTACACTGTGCAACAGTCTGTGTGATTCCGATGCGAACCGGATACGGAATCAAAAATAAAACATTAGAAGCAATGGCAGCCGGAACACCGATCGTATCAAGTGATCGAGGGCTAGAAGGATTGCAGTTTAGCCATCCAATGCGCGCATTACACGCCAATACGACCCCTGAATATGTCACCGCAATTTCCCGGTTATTTGACGATGCAGCGTTACGATCGCAACTTTCAGAAAATGCACGATCGCTCATTGAAACCGAGTACACCTGGGAACGCGCCGGACATCAATATTTACAAGTCTTAGAGGAGATTCTAAACAGATCAAAAGATTCTGGGCTTACGGGGTGA
- a CDS encoding IS982 family transposase, producing MEPIVSRLDLTALFCDVDDFCQTFEWAWAHQPQLPSMPGEKRSRSRLRLSEVMTIVIAFHASGARTFKDFYTLTVLPHWRKAFPNLVSYTRFVELMPWCLMLLCCFLMTRRGEMTGIAFVDSTPIEVCHPARAHSHKVFKHQVGWGKSSTGWKFGFKLHLIINEHGELLAFKLTPANTDDRAPVAEMTEGIFGKLFGDRGYISQKLFEELYERGLKLITKRKRNMKQKLVTLMDKILLRKRSLIESVNDQLKNICQIEHSRHRSYWNFLVNLMAGLIAYTYQPKLPSLDLQPKGLPALPPAIF from the coding sequence ATGGAACCTATCGTATCGCGCCTCGACCTGACAGCTTTGTTCTGCGACGTAGACGACTTCTGCCAGACCTTTGAATGGGCATGGGCACACCAGCCCCAACTGCCGTCGATGCCTGGAGAGAAACGCAGTCGTTCCCGGTTGCGCTTGAGTGAAGTGATGACCATCGTGATTGCCTTTCATGCTTCTGGTGCAAGGACATTCAAGGATTTCTATACCCTGACCGTTCTACCGCATTGGCGCAAAGCGTTTCCGAATTTGGTGAGCTACACCCGATTTGTGGAACTGATGCCTTGGTGCTTGATGCTGTTGTGTTGCTTCCTGATGACCCGACGCGGCGAGATGACGGGGATTGCCTTTGTCGATTCCACTCCAATTGAGGTGTGCCATCCCGCCCGTGCCCACAGTCACAAGGTGTTCAAACATCAAGTGGGTTGGGGCAAAAGCTCAACGGGCTGGAAGTTCGGCTTCAAGTTGCATCTGATCATCAACGAACACGGAGAACTCCTGGCGTTCAAGCTGACTCCTGCCAATACTGACGACCGTGCTCCTGTGGCTGAAATGACCGAAGGCATCTTCGGCAAGCTGTTTGGAGACCGGGGCTATATCTCACAGAAGTTGTTTGAGGAACTGTACGAGCGCGGCTTGAAACTGATCACCAAACGCAAGCGCAATATGAAACAGAAGCTCGTCACGCTGATGGATAAGATTCTGCTGCGAAAGCGTTCCCTCATTGAGTCAGTGAATGACCAATTGAAGAACATTTGTCAGATTGAGCATTCTCGTCATCGCAGTTATTGGAATTTTCTGGTCAACCTGATGGCCGGGTTGATTGCTTACACCTATCAGCCCAAGTTACCGTCGCTCGATTTGCAACCGAAAGGGTTGCCTGCTTTGCCTCCTGCCATCTTTTAG
- a CDS encoding response regulator, whose amino-acid sequence MPSIRVVLVEDHDLTRFGVRAMLREHGNIELVGEARDAKSGLKVIQETHPDVAIVDIGLPDMNGVELTQQLRAMQAEAGVSPTKVLIMTMQDDQEVVLAAFAAGADSYCMKDISGDRLSEAVALTAEGHGWIDPAIAKIVLKQVQTNSPTSAPASTVTINRLSEEESQSISTYPITARELDVLTLIVDGRSNAEIAERLYITVGTVKTHVRNILNKLCVSDRTQIAVRALRAGLVQ is encoded by the coding sequence ATGCCATCAATCCGTGTTGTTTTAGTAGAAGATCATGATCTGACTCGGTTTGGAGTCCGGGCAATGCTGCGCGAGCATGGCAACATTGAACTGGTTGGAGAAGCGCGAGATGCAAAATCGGGGTTAAAAGTAATTCAAGAGACTCATCCGGATGTCGCGATCGTCGATATCGGTCTGCCGGATATGAATGGAGTCGAACTGACGCAGCAGTTGAGAGCGATGCAAGCTGAAGCAGGTGTTTCTCCAACAAAAGTTTTGATCATGACGATGCAAGATGATCAAGAAGTTGTACTAGCAGCATTCGCAGCAGGTGCAGATTCTTACTGCATGAAGGATATTAGTGGTGATCGTTTAAGCGAAGCGGTGGCATTAACGGCAGAGGGACATGGATGGATTGATCCAGCGATCGCGAAGATTGTGCTAAAACAAGTCCAGACAAACAGCCCAACTTCAGCCCCGGCTTCAACCGTGACGATCAATCGATTGTCTGAAGAAGAAAGCCAAAGCATCTCGACTTATCCCATCACAGCTCGCGAACTTGATGTTTTGACTTTGATTGTAGATGGACGCAGTAATGCAGAAATCGCAGAGCGGCTCTACATTACCGTTGGAACCGTCAAGACTCATGTTCGCAATATTCTCAACAAGCTGTGTGTGAGCGATCGTACTCAAATTGCAGTTCGAGCATTACGCGCAGGATTAGTTCAGTAA
- a CDS encoding PAS domain-containing protein — MRRSRLLGALRRWFFSSHHFHQRVARAASHITMSVACLVLLGWSFDIPVLKEFFPGMSTMKANTAIGLLLAGLSLGLQTRQRYNLRTIRAAQGCAIVATIIAFLTLCQYSFGWDLGIDQLLFHARPDAAETLYPGRMGVNTAIDLALIGIALWLLSQPAQMTEERGKINRLIVAQLLAIAVGLMSLQAVIGYAYQVQVFYQSPRLTTGMALHTALTFGILTIGMLALKSEQGVMRSLTSPLVGGVVARRFIPTAIVILVILGWLILQGQKAGWYDSNFAVSLMVMTLIAASLGLVGRNADTLNRMDRDRRRSFDQLRSSEERLQLAQMVTETGTWEWNVQTGKIVWSHPCYPLFGVASTETDLLTAFMSKVHAEDLPTIQAVVQQRTTLNAVELEYRYHHPERGLRWMFSRARAASDNPALLRGISLDITDRKQEQLERAQTQETICRQLAEIEAIYDTAPVGLGLFDRDLRFTRINQRLAEINGLSIADHLGRTVREIVPDLADDAEPLLCRVLETGEPLLNLEIMGETAAQPGVQRTWLEDLYPLRDAAGRPIGINVVVQEITQRKQAEIALRDKEQQLEQLSNSMPQFVWICGAHGELEYVNQQWCDYSGLSQEQSHDQTLIVSHYHPDDQASASAQWETALATQQLFEFEGRLRSTEGMYRWFLMRAVPVFDDRQQLQRWYGTSTDIHDRKLAELNDTFLNHLDAQLRQCSEPEAMMWEIVSCLGHYLNVDRCLLHSVDLEAGITTIRQDWRQADLESIAGVYSLSEYIPPEIIQCYQAGQSLVVDNVETHSSTVPIAHHLLERQIRALIGVPCIESGRWVASLTVHSRAIREWRSDEVRLLQSVGARFWALIRQTQAMQALRESEARFRTLADNIAQLAWIADASGSVFWYNQRWFEYTGITLEEMQDGGRQVVQHPDHIERVTQRFRHAIKTGEVWEDTFPLRGQDGQYRWFLSRAIPIRDEQGNILRWFGTNTDITDRKQLEDVLAAQTEELMHTNRLKDEFLAALSHELRTPLTPILGWTRLMQDHKLNPAKTAEALDIIQRSVKQQIALVDDLLDVSSVIQGKLHLKLQPLDLANVVAHAIETVQFTAQAKRIEIEVDNTAALPVLGDGDRLQQVFWNLLNNALKFTPEDGRIKVESSIFIHRNGIRSAQVRVIDTGIGIAPEFLPHVFDHFRQADSSSSRRFGGLGLGLSIVRHLVELHGGTVSVESPGIGQGTTFMVRFPYHTNCLQCSAPNDLADLAPMPLNASPAIAPVISAPAEVLASEVQPSANLTITLKGLHILVVDDDQDNLELLRFLLEEYGAIVTAQLSAIDALDFLCQKQPDLIISDIGMPQVDGFEFIRRVRSLPQAREIPALALTAYAQIEDEAQAISSGFQGFITKPIDPLELLSKLIRLLKP; from the coding sequence ATGCGGAGATCGCGCTTGCTAGGAGCCTTAAGACGCTGGTTTTTCTCCAGCCACCACTTCCATCAACGGGTAGCACGGGCTGCTAGTCATATCACGATGTCAGTTGCCTGTCTCGTCCTCCTAGGCTGGAGCTTTGATATTCCGGTTTTGAAAGAATTCTTTCCCGGTATGAGCACGATGAAGGCAAATACCGCGATCGGGCTGCTCTTGGCTGGATTATCCCTCGGACTCCAAACTCGACAACGGTACAATTTGCGAACGATTCGAGCCGCGCAAGGCTGTGCGATCGTCGCTACCATCATTGCTTTTCTGACCCTCTGTCAGTATAGCTTCGGGTGGGATCTTGGTATTGATCAACTGCTCTTTCACGCACGACCCGATGCTGCTGAAACGTTATATCCGGGTCGGATGGGGGTGAATACAGCGATCGATCTCGCTCTGATCGGAATCGCACTTTGGCTATTGAGTCAGCCTGCCCAGATGACTGAGGAGCGCGGCAAAATAAATCGCTTGATTGTTGCTCAACTCCTTGCGATCGCGGTCGGTTTGATGTCCCTACAAGCTGTGATTGGGTATGCCTATCAGGTGCAAGTCTTTTATCAATCCCCAAGGTTGACGACCGGAATGGCGCTGCATACTGCACTTACCTTTGGCATTTTAACGATCGGAATGCTGGCACTCAAAAGCGAACAAGGAGTGATGCGATCGCTCACCAGTCCGCTCGTCGGGGGCGTTGTCGCACGACGGTTTATTCCGACTGCAATTGTGATTCTGGTCATCCTAGGCTGGCTAATTTTGCAGGGGCAAAAGGCAGGATGGTATGACTCAAATTTTGCGGTGTCGCTGATGGTGATGACGCTCATTGCTGCATCGTTGGGACTGGTGGGGCGAAATGCTGATACCCTCAACCGAATGGATCGCGATCGCAGACGATCGTTCGATCAGTTACGTTCGAGTGAAGAACGGCTGCAGCTTGCACAAATGGTGACGGAAACGGGCACTTGGGAGTGGAATGTTCAGACGGGAAAAATCGTTTGGTCACACCCTTGCTATCCTCTCTTTGGCGTTGCATCGACGGAGACAGATTTGCTGACAGCGTTTATGTCAAAAGTTCATGCCGAGGATCTGCCGACTATCCAAGCCGTTGTGCAGCAGCGAACGACACTGAATGCCGTTGAACTTGAGTACCGCTATCACCATCCAGAACGAGGATTGCGCTGGATGTTTAGCCGAGCCAGAGCCGCTTCTGATAATCCTGCACTGCTGCGCGGCATTTCGTTGGATATCACCGATCGTAAACAGGAGCAGCTAGAACGCGCCCAAACTCAGGAAACGATTTGCCGACAACTCGCCGAAATTGAGGCGATCTACGATACGGCTCCGGTTGGGCTAGGTCTTTTTGATCGGGATTTGCGCTTTACTCGGATCAATCAACGCTTAGCCGAAATCAATGGATTGTCGATCGCAGATCATCTCGGTCGGACAGTTCGAGAGATTGTCCCCGATCTTGCAGATGACGCAGAACCATTACTCTGCCGGGTGCTAGAGACGGGCGAACCATTGCTGAATCTAGAGATTATGGGTGAAACGGCTGCTCAACCTGGCGTTCAGCGAACCTGGCTCGAAGATTTGTATCCACTCCGAGATGCAGCAGGACGACCGATCGGCATCAATGTGGTAGTTCAAGAAATCACGCAGCGCAAGCAAGCAGAGATTGCGCTGCGTGACAAAGAGCAGCAGTTAGAGCAACTCAGCAACTCAATGCCGCAGTTTGTCTGGATATGCGGTGCTCACGGAGAACTTGAATATGTGAATCAGCAATGGTGCGACTATTCAGGATTGAGCCAAGAACAAAGTCATGATCAGACTCTCATTGTTAGCCATTATCATCCAGACGACCAAGCCTCTGCCTCCGCTCAATGGGAAACAGCGCTAGCAACACAGCAACTCTTTGAGTTTGAAGGACGATTACGATCGACAGAAGGCATGTATCGCTGGTTTTTAATGCGGGCAGTGCCCGTTTTCGATGATCGTCAACAATTGCAGCGATGGTATGGCACTTCGACTGATATTCACGATCGCAAACTGGCTGAACTCAACGATACCTTCCTCAATCATCTCGATGCTCAGTTGCGTCAGTGCTCTGAGCCAGAAGCGATGATGTGGGAAATTGTGAGTTGTTTAGGTCATTATCTCAACGTCGATCGCTGCCTGTTACATAGCGTTGATTTAGAAGCGGGAATCACGACGATTCGGCAAGATTGGCGGCAAGCAGATCTCGAAAGTATCGCAGGCGTTTATTCACTGTCGGAGTACATTCCGCCAGAGATTATCCAGTGCTATCAAGCGGGTCAGTCCCTTGTCGTTGACAATGTGGAAACGCACAGCAGCACGGTGCCCATTGCTCATCATTTGCTGGAGCGGCAGATTCGGGCTTTGATTGGAGTTCCCTGTATTGAGTCTGGGCGTTGGGTCGCATCGCTGACGGTGCATTCCCGCGCGATTCGAGAGTGGCGATCGGATGAGGTCAGACTCTTGCAATCTGTGGGAGCACGTTTTTGGGCGTTGATTCGGCAAACGCAAGCCATGCAAGCTCTGCGAGAAAGCGAAGCTCGATTTCGCACCTTGGCAGATAACATTGCTCAACTCGCCTGGATTGCAGACGCGAGTGGTTCAGTTTTTTGGTACAACCAGCGATGGTTTGAGTACACCGGGATTACGCTCGAAGAAATGCAGGACGGGGGGCGACAGGTTGTGCAACATCCCGATCACATCGAGCGGGTGACTCAGCGATTTCGCCACGCAATTAAAACGGGTGAAGTCTGGGAAGATACGTTTCCGTTGCGGGGTCAGGATGGACAATACCGATGGTTTCTCTCTAGAGCCATTCCGATTCGAGATGAGCAAGGCAATATCTTGCGTTGGTTTGGTACCAATACAGACATCACCGATCGTAAACAGCTCGAAGATGTCTTAGCGGCGCAAACTGAAGAACTCATGCACACCAATCGGCTCAAAGATGAATTCCTGGCTGCGCTGTCTCACGAACTCAGAACGCCACTGACTCCAATTTTGGGATGGACGCGGCTGATGCAAGATCACAAGCTCAACCCTGCGAAAACGGCTGAAGCACTCGACATTATTCAACGTAGCGTCAAACAGCAAATTGCTTTAGTCGATGATCTCCTCGATGTCTCTAGTGTGATTCAAGGCAAACTGCATCTGAAATTACAGCCATTAGATTTAGCAAATGTCGTGGCTCATGCGATCGAGACGGTGCAGTTTACCGCTCAAGCCAAACGCATCGAAATTGAAGTGGATAACACTGCGGCGTTGCCTGTGCTTGGAGACGGTGATCGCTTACAGCAAGTCTTCTGGAATCTGCTCAACAACGCTCTGAAGTTCACGCCCGAAGACGGACGCATCAAAGTCGAGTCATCGATTTTCATTCATCGAAATGGGATTCGTTCTGCTCAAGTTCGCGTCATTGATACGGGAATTGGGATCGCGCCTGAGTTTTTGCCGCATGTGTTTGACCATTTTCGACAAGCAGATAGTAGTTCATCCCGCCGATTTGGTGGGTTAGGATTGGGGCTGTCGATCGTCCGGCATTTGGTGGAACTGCACGGTGGTACAGTCAGTGTCGAAAGCCCTGGAATCGGACAAGGCACAACTTTTATGGTGCGATTTCCATACCACACGAACTGTTTGCAGTGCAGCGCACCGAATGATCTAGCAGATCTTGCCCCGATGCCTCTTAACGCATCTCCAGCGATCGCGCCTGTTATTTCAGCGCCAGCCGAAGTCCTCGCTTCAGAAGTTCAACCGAGTGCTAATCTCACAATCACTTTAAAGGGACTGCATATTCTGGTCGTGGATGACGATCAAGACAATCTAGAACTATTGCGCTTTTTGCTGGAAGAATATGGTGCGATCGTGACTGCTCAACTTTCAGCGATCGATGCGCTCGACTTCCTCTGCCAAAAACAACCCGACCTGATTATCAGTGATATTGGGATGCCTCAAGTGGATGGTTTTGAATTTATTCGCCGCGTGAGATCGCTGCCACAAGCCAGAGAAATTCCCGCCCTAGCACTCACGGCATATGCTCAGATAGAAGACGAGGCGCAAGCGATTTCATCCGGTTTCCAGGGGTTCATTACGAAGCCAATTGATCCGCTGGAATTACTCTCAAAGCTGATCCGCTTGCTCAAGCCTTAA
- a CDS encoding cupin domain-containing protein, translating into MVTTSTHSPSFSTQLKEWIDYSKPGVTRKTIVKDTQPAIALLCLTAGTELAEHTAPRTVSLVVIEGRGTFTLEGREIVMEPGVLIHMLPNTRHAVRAEENLAFLHL; encoded by the coding sequence ATGGTGACAACTTCAACCCATTCTCCATCCTTTAGCACTCAACTCAAAGAGTGGATTGATTACAGCAAACCCGGTGTGACTCGAAAAACGATTGTCAAAGATACCCAACCCGCGATCGCGCTCTTGTGTTTGACAGCAGGAACTGAGCTTGCCGAGCATACGGCTCCGCGCACGGTTTCGCTGGTGGTGATTGAAGGGCGGGGCACATTTACCCTAGAAGGACGCGAAATCGTCATGGAGCCTGGGGTATTGATTCACATGTTGCCGAATACCCGTCATGCAGTGCGAGCCGAAGAAAATCTGGCATTTTTGCACCTATAG
- a CDS encoding Crp/Fnr family transcriptional regulator has translation MKATIEQLAKVAIFAHLNPEQAAQLLPDANVQHYQAGEMIMQENDRLSATLYALIEGKLRVVKTATTGKETLLRILSTGDFFAAPALFGNAIAPATVIAESSVQVLTVKRETLLKAIQMTPEIALSMMAVFNQRLQQLHETVHGLVSERAIVRLARLIQDAATEQQMNLTQETEVNLQSHYHMARRIGITYEECVRLFKQMQGIVSYRRGGKITILNQQALHSLAHGEVEL, from the coding sequence ATGAAAGCCACGATCGAGCAACTTGCCAAGGTTGCGATATTTGCACATCTCAACCCAGAACAAGCTGCTCAATTGCTACCGGATGCAAACGTGCAGCATTATCAAGCTGGTGAAATGATTATGCAGGAGAACGATCGTCTCTCTGCTACCCTGTATGCGCTGATAGAAGGCAAATTGCGAGTTGTAAAGACAGCAACGACCGGGAAAGAAACTCTACTGCGGATTTTGAGTACTGGAGATTTTTTTGCGGCTCCTGCCCTGTTCGGTAACGCTATTGCACCTGCAACGGTGATTGCAGAAAGCTCAGTGCAAGTGCTAACGGTGAAACGCGAAACCTTACTCAAAGCAATTCAGATGACTCCAGAGATTGCCCTCAGTATGATGGCAGTTTTTAATCAACGTCTACAACAACTCCACGAAACGGTGCATGGTTTAGTGTCTGAACGAGCGATCGTGCGGCTGGCTCGATTGATTCAAGACGCTGCCACCGAGCAGCAGATGAATCTTACACAGGAAACTGAGGTTAATCTGCAATCTCACTATCACATGGCTCGAAGAATTGGCATTACTTACGAAGAATGCGTTCGGTTATTTAAACAGATGCAGGGGATTGTCTCCTACCGTCGAGGCGGAAAAATTACCATTCTCAATCAACAAGCCTTACACAGTCTTGCTCATGGCGAAGTTGAGCTATAG
- a CDS encoding YwiC-like family protein, with protein sequence MSLSSNLTSPRSSSQQWYRPTFSPEHGVYVVLFVSFLTGAAAAQAWTNETTLALVCAFCGFQAEHPWAMQIKQRKSLKLRFCLWGSIYTIAAMTIAVLLLLNYSMLLWIYLGAIAAFFIDAISVWQREQKSIFNEVITFAAVCLSAPFALIATTGTLSMTGIGLWLLNTLFFAGTIFTVKFRKSKTPTIVPSSLYYAIATGIVLGLWGLGWLAPLTAAAFVIALCKFAILLAQQDWYRTARIQSIATLETITSLLFLLMTSLSLLPAHLG encoded by the coding sequence GTGTCACTGTCATCTAACTTAACTTCGCCTCGATCGTCTTCGCAACAATGGTATCGTCCGACTTTTTCTCCAGAGCATGGAGTCTATGTTGTCTTGTTCGTCTCTTTTCTGACGGGCGCAGCCGCCGCACAAGCTTGGACAAACGAAACAACTTTGGCTCTCGTCTGTGCTTTTTGTGGATTTCAAGCAGAGCATCCTTGGGCGATGCAAATTAAACAGCGCAAGAGCTTGAAATTGCGCTTCTGTCTCTGGGGAAGTATTTACACGATCGCTGCAATGACGATCGCGGTTTTACTTTTGCTCAATTATTCGATGCTGCTCTGGATTTATCTGGGTGCGATCGCTGCATTTTTCATTGATGCAATTTCAGTCTGGCAGCGAGAACAAAAATCAATCTTCAACGAAGTGATCACCTTTGCGGCAGTGTGTTTATCGGCTCCGTTTGCCCTAATTGCTACGACTGGGACTCTTTCGATGACAGGCATAGGATTATGGCTCCTGAATACCCTGTTCTTTGCTGGCACAATTTTTACGGTTAAGTTTCGCAAGTCGAAAACACCGACAATTGTTCCAAGTAGTTTGTATTATGCGATCGCGACTGGAATCGTGCTTGGGCTGTGGGGGTTAGGTTGGCTTGCTCCGTTGACGGCTGCGGCATTTGTGATTGCTTTATGCAAATTTGCGATCTTGCTGGCTCAGCAAGATTGGTATCGCACTGCTCGAATTCAATCTATTGCTACACTTGAAACCATCACATCTCTTCTATTTTTGCTGATGACCTCCCTCTCGCTACTCCCGGCTCACTTGGGATAG
- a CDS encoding sensor histidine kinase, giving the protein MIFSPLHHTAHLNLTKLFQRASGLSSAIVLLIAVLVLLGWQLHRPLLTGSFANDLAPMSIKSAIAFIAAAISLGCLHWRSKASPARWISPVLAIAVILLGFLSFSEAGLTWQLDHMAFFFHLQAWSAPYPIALSTGLNFVLIGNALLLSSRPERGFHRLAQALTLITALIAVNALLNNVHPIGLPPAHPVSTMALATAFTFLVLSAGIQALHLDEAVMRVMQISDGSSEGMVCQLLLAAIALSVLEAFVTLWGQPQAPGDTLFHLSFLTIKTALIFTLLVGWSVSLLTRIRQDYQQAEAVVEDHETWVELAQEAAHLGRWNWDIAQNQLQWCEYQKQLFGIASESFEETYEAFLCCIHPDDRALVQHHLNDAIEMQQDYYDEFRVVWGDQSVHWIASKGRCFYTAKGRSVRISGVSFEITEHRQLQEERDRLFRLEQTARVRAESANRMKDEFLAILSHEIRTPLNSVLGWIHLLRSRSLKPDTVAQGIDALERNAEAQAQILEDLLDMARLAQGRLQLQLSPTRLASVIETVIRTIRPAAQAKRIHIHTDFDPQIDQVLCDPNRMRQIVWNLISNAVKFTPAEGRVNVTLTRVDDGIQIQVSDTGQGIHPEFLPYVFDRFRQEDSTLTRSYGGLGLGLALVRYLVELHGGTVEAASLGVNQGATFTVKLPFRDGMNQGDCDRDEG; this is encoded by the coding sequence ATGATATTTTCCCCGCTGCATCACACTGCTCATCTTAATTTGACGAAGCTCTTTCAGCGGGCTTCTGGGCTGAGTAGTGCGATCGTGCTCCTCATCGCTGTGCTTGTCTTACTCGGTTGGCAACTGCATCGCCCTTTGTTGACAGGAAGCTTTGCAAACGATCTTGCCCCTATGAGTATCAAAAGCGCGATCGCATTTATTGCAGCGGCGATATCTCTCGGATGCTTGCACTGGCGTTCTAAAGCTTCGCCTGCCCGTTGGATCTCGCCAGTACTGGCGATCGCTGTGATTCTGCTTGGTTTTTTGAGCTTCAGTGAAGCTGGATTGACCTGGCAGCTTGATCATATGGCGTTCTTTTTTCATCTTCAGGCATGGAGTGCACCTTATCCGATCGCGCTGAGTACTGGGCTGAACTTTGTCTTGATTGGAAACGCTCTTTTGTTATCTAGCCGACCTGAGCGAGGATTTCATCGCTTAGCTCAAGCGCTCACGCTGATCACCGCTCTCATTGCTGTCAATGCGTTACTCAACAATGTGCATCCGATTGGGTTGCCGCCTGCTCATCCTGTTTCGACGATGGCACTGGCAACCGCATTTACGTTTTTAGTGTTGAGTGCAGGAATTCAGGCGTTGCACTTAGATGAAGCAGTAATGCGGGTGATGCAGATTAGTGATGGGTCGAGTGAAGGCATGGTGTGCCAACTGCTGCTCGCCGCGATCGCGCTCTCGGTACTCGAAGCATTCGTGACCTTGTGGGGACAACCTCAAGCGCCAGGAGATACTCTGTTTCATTTGTCATTTCTGACGATTAAAACTGCCTTAATCTTTACGCTGCTCGTTGGCTGGAGCGTTTCACTGCTTACTCGTATTCGTCAAGATTATCAGCAGGCGGAAGCCGTGGTTGAAGATCATGAAACCTGGGTAGAGCTTGCACAGGAAGCGGCTCACTTGGGGCGATGGAATTGGGATATTGCACAGAATCAACTGCAATGGTGTGAGTACCAAAAGCAGCTATTTGGCATTGCCTCTGAGAGCTTTGAGGAAACTTATGAAGCATTTCTATGCTGTATTCATCCCGACGATCGAGCTTTGGTGCAGCACCATCTGAATGATGCGATCGAGATGCAACAAGACTACTACGACGAGTTTCGAGTCGTTTGGGGCGATCAAAGTGTGCATTGGATTGCGTCTAAGGGACGCTGTTTCTACACGGCAAAAGGGCGATCCGTCCGCATCAGTGGCGTGAGTTTTGAGATTACAGAACATCGGCAACTGCAAGAGGAGCGAGATCGCTTATTTCGCTTAGAACAAACTGCCCGTGTCCGCGCAGAATCTGCCAATCGCATGAAAGATGAATTTCTCGCGATTTTGTCACACGAAATTCGCACACCGCTCAATTCTGTACTCGGCTGGATTCACTTATTGCGATCGCGATCGCTCAAGCCTGATACGGTTGCGCAAGGCATTGATGCCCTCGAACGGAATGCCGAAGCCCAAGCCCAAATCCTTGAAGATCTACTGGATATGGCGCGACTGGCGCAAGGTCGGCTCCAGTTACAGCTTTCTCCAACTCGGTTAGCAAGCGTGATTGAAACAGTAATTCGCACGATTCGCCCGGCAGCCCAAGCGAAACGAATTCACATTCACACGGATTTTGATCCCCAAATCGATCAAGTCCTCTGCGACCCAAATCGAATGCGGCAGATTGTATGGAATCTGATCTCGAATGCCGTGAAATTCACGCCTGCTGAAGGGAGGGTAAACGTGACCTTAACCCGAGTGGATGACGGTATTCAAATTCAAGTCAGCGATACGGGTCAAGGCATTCATCCTGAGTTTCTGCCGTATGTTTTTGATCGATTTCGGCAGGAAGATAGTACACTCACGCGCAGTTATGGCGGTTTGGGATTGGGGTTAGCATTAGTTCGCTATCTCGTTGAACTGCATGGAGGGACTGTTGAAGCAGCAAGTCTAGGAGTCAATCAAGGGGCAACATTTACGGTGAAATTGCCTTTTAGAGACGGCATGAATCAGGGAGATTGCGATCGAGATGAGGGTTGA